Within the uncultured Bacteroides sp. genome, the region TATACTCAACACATTTGAACTGATTGTTTCCCGTTCAGAGAAGTTAAGCTATGCACACGAACATCTTAATGCACTTTATGGCAAAAAGTACCCGCGCAACTTCCGTCCGCACGATATATCTTACCAAAAAAATAAACCAGAAGAGCTTGCTGTGATCAATTACACCTCAGGAACAACAGGTTTTTCAAAGGGAGTGATGCTTCCTTATCGCAGTCTTTCGTCAAACGTAGAATATTGCTGGGAAAAGCACCCGATAGGTCCGGGAGACAATCTGGTAGCCATCCTGCCTATGGGACACATTTTCGGAATGATATACGATTTCCTTTACGGTATATCTGCCGGAGCGCATGTTTATTACCTTACCCGCATGCCTTCACCCAAGATTATTGCTCAGTCATTCTCGGAAATCAAGCCAAAACTGATTTCCTGTGTGCCTCTTATTGTAGAAAAGATTATCAAGAAAAACATTCTTCCACGATTTGATAACAGAGTAAACAAGATTTTACTTCAGTTGCCTATCGTCAATGAAAAGCTTAAAGCATCAATCAGACAGGAAGCAATGGATGCCTTTGGCGGAAACTTCAACGAAATTATAATTGGCGGTGCTCCTCTGAATGGAGGAATAGAGGCTTTCCTGAGAATGATTAATTTCCCATACACCATTGCTTATGGAATGACTGAGTGCGGACCAATTATAGCTTCCAGTCACTGGTCCGATTTAAAGCAAGCTTCTTGCGGAAAAGCCGCGTCACGAATGGAAACAGCCGTTGTATCTGATAATCCTGAGTCTATTCCCGGAGAACTTATCTGCAAGGGAGACAACATGATGATAGGTTATTATAAGAACGAAGAGGCAACAAAAGGTGTTATTGACGAGAATGGATGGCTGCATACCGGCGATATGGCGGTGATGGACAAAGAAGGAAACATCAGCATTAAGGGACGTTGCAAGAACCTGCTGATGAACGCTTCCGGACAGAATATTTATCCAGAAGAGATTGAATCAATACTCAACAACATGCCGTATGTATCTGAGTCTATTATCGTGATGCAAAACGATAAACTGGTGGCACTAATCTATCCTGATTTTGATGATGCCTTTGCCAATGGCCTTAGCAACGAGGATATTGAGAAAGTAATGGAAACAAATCGTTTCTCACTGAATCAGCAATTGCCTGCTTACTCTCAGATTTCGAAGATGAAACTGCATCCTGAAGAGTTTGAAAAAACAGCAAAGAAGAGTATCAAGCGATTTATGTATCAGGATATCCAGGAATAAACCAAATACAACAACCAATAAAAGAACTTTTTCTGAACTTCAGAAAAGAAAGGTTCAATTGCTTCAGGATTTTAAAAAGACTACATCTGGTCTATTTAAAGTCCTGACTGCTTTTATATGCAGGCAGTTATGCGGTCTATTACTATCTGCAAACAGAAAACGTCATTCATTTGTGAAGAAAATTTTCTCCTGATTAAGGATATTCATGCTATTCTGAAGAAAATTATCTTCATGATACGATTTATTTCTGTAGTTTTGCAGAAACAAAAATAGTTACAATGAGTGTTTCACCGGAGCTACTAGTATACAAAGCATCCGCCGGATCAGGGAAAACGTTTACCCTGGCGGTGGAATATATTAAATTGCTGATTCAAAACCCACGGGCGTATCAGCAAATCCTTGCCGTAACGTTTACCAACAAGGCTACAGCCGAGATGAAGGAACGTATCCTGAGCCAGCTTTATGGGATATGGACCGAGGATAAAGACTCAGCTGCTTACCTGGAAAAGGTTTGCACAGAGCTGAAATTACCGGAAGCTGACGTGAGAAAAGCAGCAGGAGTGGCGCTGAACTACATGATTCATGATTACAGTCGGTTCAGGGTAGAGACAATCGACTCCTTCTTTCAGTCGGTTATGCGCAACTTAGCACGGGAACTTGAACTAAGCCCCAACCTGAACATTGAGCTTAATAACCCGGAAGTGCTGAGCGATGCGGTAGATTCTATGATTGAAAAGCTGAAGCCCACTTCGGAAGTGCTGGCATGGCTGCTGGATTACATTGATGAACGCATAAAGGACGATAAGCGCTGGAATGTTTCGGGCGAGGTAAAGAACTTCGGACGGAATATTTTTGATGAAGGATATATTGAAAAAGGAAACGATCTTCGGGAGAAACTCAAAGATCCGAACTACATAAAGAGATATAAAAAGGAACTTCAGACAATACAAGAGGAAGCCATTGAGCAAATGAAGGGTTTTGCCGATCAGTTTAACGGATTACTCGAGGAGCATGGACTTACCCCTATCGACTTAAAAGGCGGTGCGCGAGGAATAGGCAGCTATTTCAATAAGATTCATAGTGGTGTTATGAGCAATGATGTACGTAACATTACTGTAGAGAAGTGTTTGGAGAGCGAGGATAACTGGGCAACCAAAACTTCGCCGAACAAGAACACCATTTTACAACTGGCATACGAAGAACTTATTCCGCTATTGGAAAGCTCGGAAGAGTTTCGGGTAAAGAACAATATCATTGTAAACTCCTGCCGTTTGTCCTTGCAACATGTAAACAAAGTGCGACTGTTGGCCAACATTGACGATGAGGTGCGTATTCTGAACAAGGAGAACAACCGCTTCCTGCTTTCGGACACCAATGCATTGCTTCACCGATTGGTGCAGGACGGCGATTCATCGTTCGTTTTCGAGAAAATCGGGGCAAACATTCACAATGTGATGATTGATGAGTTTCAGGACACTTCACGGATGCAGTGGGATAACTTCAAGTTATTGCTTTTGGAAGGCTTGTCTCAAGGCTCGGACAGCCTCATCGTGGGCGATGTAAAGCAATCCATCTACCGTTGGCGCAACGGCGACTGGGGTATTCTGAATGGTTTGCGCGATACAATGGAAAACTTTCCTATACGCATAGAGCCTCTGAACACCAACTACCGAAGCGAAGCCAACATTATTAAGTTCAACAACCGCCTGTTTACCTCAGCCTGTAACTATCTGTGTGATGTTTATTGGGAGGAACTAAACGAAGAATGCTATAGTCTGAAGGAAGCTTATTGCGATGTGAACCAGGAATCGCCCAAGAAAGAGGACAAGGGATACGTAAAAATATCGTTCCTTGAAGGAGACGATAAAGACACTCCGCCCGAAGAGAAAAAAGATTACATGCAATATACCATGGAATCCTTGGCAGAAGAGGTAAACGACCTTATAGCTCAGGGAGTGAAACTAAATGATATTACCATTCTGGTGCGCAAGAACAAGACTATCCCGCAGATAGCCAGCTTCTTTGACGAGAATCTTCCCTATCGCATTGTGTCCGATGAGGCTTTCCGACTGGATGCTTCGCTGGCCATCTGCATGATAATGGATGGCTTGCGCTATCTCTCCAATCAGGAGAACAGCATTGCCAAGGCACAACTGGCAGCGGCTTATCAGAATGAAGTATTGAAACAAGGTATAGAGCTTAACACTTTGCTGCTTAGCGATATAGAAAGTTACCTTCCCCCAGAATTTGTCTCCAGAAGAAACGAGTTGCCTTTGATGCCTCTTTACGAACTGATAGAGGAACTATTCCGCATTTTCCAGATGGAGAAGATAGAGAATCAGGATGCTTACCTGTTCTCGTTCTATGATGCGGTGGTGGAATACCTGCAAAACAATTCATCTGACCCGGACTCTTTTATTGCTCACTGGGAAGAACGCCTTTGCGGCAAAACTATTCCATCGGGAGAAATTGAGGGCATACGAATCATGTCTATCCATAAGTCCAAAGGACTGGAGTTTCACACCGTGCTACTTCCTTTCTGCGACTGGAAACTGGAGAACGAAACTAACAATCAGCTGGTGTGGTGCTCTCCCACCGTTGAGCCATTCAATGAGCTAGATCTTGTTCCGGTGAATTACTCGTCGGCTATGGCGGAATCCATCTATAAAGAGGATTATCAGAATGAGCGTCTTCAGCTTTGGGTAGATAATCTGAACCTACTTTACGTAGCTTTTACCCGTGCGGAAAAGAATCTGATTGTATGGAGCAAAAAAGATCAGAAAAAGACAGTATCCGAATTGCTCAATAGAGCGTTGCGATCGGTTGCGGCCCTGGAATCTGTGGTATGGGATGAGGAAGAGCCTTACGAATTCGGCGCCCTTTGTCCGTCGGAAGTCAAGGAGGTAAAAGCAAGCACCAACAAGCTTACGACTTCTCCCAGCAGTGTTCCGGTACAGATTGAGTCGCACTTGCACAATGTAGAGTTTCGCCAGTCAAACCGCTCCGCCGATTTCATCAAAGGTGAAGACGTGGGCGATGATAACTCCAAATACATTAACATGGGGCAACTGCTCCACACACTGTTCTCGGCCATTGAAACCAAGGATGATGTGCAGCCGGCCATTGAGCGTTTGCTCTTTGAAGGTGTGGTACCTGATAAAGAAACCGAAAAGAACATTCGCAAAACGGCAGAGAAAGCTCTCTCCCACCCAATGGTTCAGGAATGGTACTCGGGCGCTTACCAGCTCTTCAACGAATGTGCCATCATCTATAAGGAGAACGATTCGCTTGAAGTGCGTCGTCCCGACCGTGTAATGATGAATAACAGCGAGGTTGTGGTAGTAGATTTCAAGTTTGGTAAGAAGAACAAGAAATACAACGAGCAGGTTAAGGGGTATATATCGTTACTAGCCAAGATGGGTTATAAGAACATCATCGGATACCTATGGTATGTGTATGATGAGGAACTGGAAAAAGTTGGGTAATAAAAAAACAAGAAATATTTCACATCAATAGAAACTAATATTATGAAAGTAGAAGCATTGAAATCATTAATTGAAAAAGGTAGTCAAATATTAGGTGGAGCAACGGGAACTGCAATCTCTCTTATTTCAGCAGATCCTACTTTTGCTAGTTTTTTAAATGTAGGAATTACACCTCTATTAATCTCATCGTTTAATAAAATAGGTACTGATTTATTAAGCAGAAGACTCAGTGAAAGAGAAACTGCAAAAATAGGTACAGCATACTCTTTTGCTGTTTGCCGCATAAATATTAATATTGAAAATAGAAAAGTTATAAGAAGTGATAATTTCATCACAGAAAAAGATACAAATCTTAATGCTGAAGAGATTATCGAAGGTGTAATGCTAAAAGTTCAAAAAGAGTATGAATTAAAAAAGTTGAAATTTTATGGCAATTTTTTAGGGAATATTTCTTTCTATCCCGATATTGATCAACATTATGCCAATTTATTATTAAAAATAATTGAAACACTATCTTATAGACAATTATGTATTATAGCTTATTTTCATAAAGCCGGTACTATAAATCTATCAAAATGGCAAAATCATTTTGAAAATAATTCTATAATTATAGGACAAAATTTATATGCAGATATGATTAATTTAAATAATTCCAATATTATAAGAAGAACTCCTCCATATTCATTAGGAGCACTTTTAGGTAATTCGATTTTATCTGGAATAGGGAATACTATATTTAAGATTATGAATCTTGATGAAATTGACTATCAAGATATTAATAATGTGGAAACAGAAATAAAGAGTTTACCTAATTAATCATAAATATTAGAAGTCTTATATATTATTCAACGGAAGTTAAACAAAAACAATCCGAAAGATTTTAAAATTAAAGTAGAGCATACAAAAACAATGTCTACTCCTTACATAAATATAGTCTACACTTCGTATAAGTATAGTGTAGAGCATTTAAAGAAACAAACAATGGAAACATTCTTAAGTATCGTCGCAAAAGACTTATATAAAAGGCACGGAGCCGATCTGTCCCGCGTAGCTGTTATTTTCCCTAACAAGCGCGCAGGATTATTCTTCAATGAACATCTGGCGGATGAGGCTAATCGTCCTATCTGGTCACCGGCTTATCTAAGCATTAGCGAGTTGTTTCAGCAACTATCGGCACAACGGAGCGAAAATCCGCTGAAGCTTGGCGACTCCATCAAGTTGGTTTGCGAGCTTTACAAGATATTCCGGGAGGAGACTAAGAGTGAGGAGACGCTGGACGAGTTCTACTTCTGGGGAGAATTGCTGATAAGCGACTTTGACGATGCCGATAAGAATCTGGTGGATGCCGACCGCATGTTCAGCAATCTGCAGGACTTAAAGAATATGATGGATGGTTTCGATTTCCTTAGTGAGGATCAGGAAGCAGCTATCCAACAGTTTTTCCAGAACTTTTCCATTGAGAAACGCACTGCTCTGAAAGAGAAATTCATTTCCTTGTGGGATGTGCTTGGTAGCATCTACCATCGCTATAAAGAATCACTGGTCAATCAGAATATCGCCTACGAAGGAATGCTCTACCGCTCGGTTATCGAGCAGCTGGATGCCTCGCAGATGAAGTATGATACCTATGTATTTGTGGGATTCAACGTACTGAACAAGGTGGAAACTAAGTTTTTCCAGTTGCTCCGTGATGCAGACAAGGCGCTGTTCTACTGGGATTATGACACGTTCTATACCGAAGCTAAGAATCACGAGGCGGGCGAGTTTATCCGTCGTAACCTGAAAGAGTTTCCTTCTGCCCTTAGCGGGGTGAAGTTTGATAAGATGGATAAGCCAAAGAAGGTGAGGTTTATTGCTTCCTCCACCGAGAATGCACAGGCGCGTTACCTTCCCGAATGGATACGAACCAATGTTATCGGAAAGGAATCGGATAGCGCTGTGGTTCTTTGCAACGAAGCACTGCTGCTTCCGGTGTTGCATTCCATTCCCGACAGCGTGAAGCATGTCAATATTACTATGGGATTCCCCTTGGCTCAGACTCCCGTTCACAGTTTTATTACTGCTTTACTGGAGCTGCAGACCGTAGGCTTCCGTTCCGAAACGGGAAGATATTCTTATGCCGCTGTACAATCCGTACTGAAACACCCATATACTCGTCAGCTATCATCAAAAGCCGATGATCTGGAGAAGGATCTTACTAAGAAGAACCGCTTCTATCCGCTTCCATCGGAATTAAAGCAGGATGAGTTTCTGGGATTGCTTTTCACTCCTCAGTTAGGAAACATGAACCTTTGCAATTATCTGACCAGTGTATTGAAGGAGGTTGCAAAAATCTATCATGCGGAAAAGAACAGCGAAGATGTATTCAATCAGCTCTATCGCGAATCGCTCTTTAAGTCTTTTACAGTGATAACCCGTTTTGGCAGTCTGATTGACAGCGGCGACCTTACCGTTCAGACAGAGACCTTCAGGCGTTTGCTAAACAAGGTACTCACTGCCTCAAATATTCCTTTCCACGGCGAACCAGCCATCGGTATGCAGGTAATGGGTGTGCTTGAAACCCGTAACCTCGACTTTGAAAATCTGGTGATGATGTCGCTCAACGAAGGACAATTGCCCAAAGGCAGCGGCGATTCCTCGTTCATTCCGTACAACCTGCGCAAAGCATTCGGGATGACAACCATTGAACACAAAAATGCCGTGTATGCTTACTATTTCTATCGCCTTATGCAAAGGGCGGAAAACATTACGCTGATGTACAACACCTCGAGCGACGGACTGAACCGTGGCGAATGGTCGCGCTTCATGCTGCAATTCCTTATAGAGTGGCCGCATGAAATCAGTCGGGAATACGTGGAAGCCGGACAATCACCTCAGGTTCCGGTAGAAATCACGATCGAAAAAAGCCAGGAAGTTATGAAACGCCTGCAGAACTTTTACGATATCCGCAGCAATAAAAAGGCGCAGTTTTCTCCTTCGGCGCTGAACACTTACATGGATTGCCGGTTGAAGTTCTACTACACTTACGTAGCTGCCCTGAGACCAAAACCAGAAGTGAGCCCGGAAATCGACTCTGCCATGTTCGGAACCATCTTTCACCGATCGGCAGAGCTTATATATGGCGACTTCAAAGCTCATGGAGGAGTGGTAAACAAGGATCAGATTGAGCAATTGCTCCACAACGATGTGAAATTGCAGGGATATGTTGACAGAGCATTCAAGGAAGAGTTCTTCCAGGTTCCTCTTGATGAGAAGCCCGAATATAACGGAGTACAACTGGTCAACTCTAAGGTTATCGTGTCATACCTCCGTCAGTTATTACGCAACGACAAGGAATACGCCCCATTCACGCTGGTCGACATGGAGAAAAAGGTAAGCGAGGACATTGCCATCCCAACAGCCAAAGGAGATATCCTTTCAAGAATAGGCGGAACCATTGACCGTATGGACAGCAAAGACGGAACCCTGCGCATTGTAGACTACAAAACCGGGGGCACTCCCAAAGCAGCGGCAGACATAGCCGCACTTTTCACTCCGGCAGAGAATAGGCCAAGCTATATATTCCAGACATTCCTTTACGCAGCCATTATGACCCGTCAGCAGGAACTGAAAGTTGCCCCTTCCCTGCTCTACATTCACCAAGCTGCCTCCACCGATTACAAACCTTACATAGAAATAGGTCAGCGAAACAAAAAAACTTTTGTGGAAGATTTTACGCCTTACGAAGAAGAATTCCGTGAATCGATGACCCAATTACTTGGGGAGATTTTCAACCCAGAAGAACCATTCAGCCAAACCGAATTCGTAAGCAAATGTGAGTATTGCGACTTTAAAGCCATGTGCAAGAGATAAATAAACGCTTCCCGGATTTTGGGAATTCACAAAATTAATTCTATTTTTGCTATTATTAAAGACTATACTATAGCATTCGGACAAATTGAAAAACGGATTTATTACACATAAATCAAGCATTTAAATAAACGACTAAACTTCTTAAATTATGAAAACTATTAAACTTTTCGCATTGATGATTGCGTCCGCAGGAATGATATTCACCTCCTGCCAGAAAGATTCTTCCGAGGTTTTAACCGCAAGTGGAAACAATTCGTTTGGAGTTCAGCTTCAGGCCGTAAACAGCACCTATTCATTTTCACCTGGTACCAGAGCTGTTTCTGCCGGTACTTTAAAATTTGATACTTGCCAGATGTATGTATCAAGCGTTCATCTCACTGCTACGAAAGAGGTAAGTGATTCTCTATCTACGGAATCGTCGAGTTTTACAGTAGAATTGAAATATAAAGGTTCTAAGCTGGTAGATTTATTCAATACAAATTCTCTGCTTGGCGATACACAAATCCAACAGGGGGTATACGACAAAATCAAAATCATGATCAGATCCAATAAGAAAGATGCCGGAACGTCTCCTGTATTCTATCTTTCAGGCAAATACACCAATGCTTCAGGAGCAGCGACACCTATTGCACTTGTTGTAAATGAAGGATTAGATCTCACTCTTACTGCAAAAGACAGCGTTGTAATAAACTCTGCAGATGATTATATAGCACTGTTCCAGTTAGACTTATCTAATTATATGTATAATAGCAAAATTACAATAGATGATCTTGATAAAGCAACGCTCACTAACGGCAAAATAATAATCAGTGAAGATTCAAATGCAAAACTTTATGATAAGATTTATAAGCGTGTCAGTCTTTTAAATATGATTAAACACGCTTCATTCAAGAAAGTCAATAAGAGAGGATAGTTACTTCTTAATGTTGCAGGCTTATCCTACAAGTCATGCACGTCACATACAAGTCATGCACAGCGCGGCACCACAAAATAAGAGAGGATGTCTTTTGGGACACCCTCTCTCTTACAAATTAGTTCTACCTGATATTATTCAGCAGATATCTCATCAATATACATCACTGCCGCCTTACCTTTACCATCATGCCATGCAGGCATAGAAGTTGTGTTATGTGCTACAACCTTAATAAATCTGGCTTGTGTAGCAGGAAAACCAAGCGTATATTCGTTTATACCATTCTTATCTTCTTTCTTTGCTTCAGGAAGATTCAATCTGGCAACCTCTTTAAAGTCATTTCCGTCTGCAGAAAGATAAACAATAATATCTTTTGGAGGGAATATCCATTCGCCTTTCGATACCAGATTACCCACACGAACAGATGATAATTTAGTGCTTTCAGACAAATCAATGGTCACATCCATTGGTTCAGCCTGGAAACCGATCCACATGTCCGACATGGAACTGATTCCTCCGCGTATACCATCCACCAATGAAGATGCACTAGCAGAAGCCTTAGCCGGTTTAGAGTTAAATACAGCTTTCTTTGCAGTAGTTTTGCTGAATGTAAATGATTTCTCCAGATTGCGAAGTTTCATATTACCTCTGTCGGCCATAGCCTTAAGCGTACAAGAGTAAGGAATCTCTATCGGAGCTGTGTATTTAGTGCTATTAACAGTAGGCTCTGTTCCGTCTGTTGTATAATAAACCGGAGCATTACCAATGGCACTCAATGTAGCCTCAATACATCCTTTCTCTGGATTCACAGCATAAGAGCCATTAACTTCAAATACATGTTTGGCATAGTTTATTCCCATCGCATCATAGATATCAGCAATGTGACCTATACGATTCTGGAAATCGGCATAATTCTTCTTTTCAGGGTTTGTCCATTGCACCTCACTCAATGCTGCAAGACGAGGAAGAAGCATATATTCCAACTGCTCATTTGAAGTAATATACTCCGTCCACAAGTTAGCCTGGGGACCAAGAATATGTTTAGCTTCTTCTTTTGTCAGCTCAGAAGGAACAGGCTCGAAAGAATAAACATCTTCTACCGAAGAGTATCCTCCAATAGCAACCGGTTCTTTTGGATCAAGAGATTGATAGTGGTCAAAATATAAAGGATGTCCCGGAGTCATAATTACATCATGCTTCATTTTGGCTGCTTCAATTCCACCACTAATGCCTCTCCATGACATTACAGTAGCATTCGGAGCAAGTCCGCCTTCCAGAATTTCGTCCCAACCAATAATCTTACGACCTTTCTCGTTCAGAAACGTCTCTATGCGTGAAGTAACATAGCTTTGCAATTTAGCCTCAGCAGAATGTTTATCATCAACTTTCAGGCCAAGTTCTTTAATCCTAGCCTGGCATAAAGGACATTTTTCCCAACGTACTCTTGGAGATTCATCTCCACCAATATGAATGTATTGGGAAGGGAACAGTTGCATAACTTCAGTAAGTACATCTTCAAGGAAAGCAAATGTACTTTCTTTACCTGCACATAAAATATCATCATTAACGCCCCATGTACCCCATACTTCATAAGGACCACCTGTACATCCATATTCAGGATAAGCAGCAAGAGCGGCAACCATGTGTCCCGGAAGATCAATCTCAGGAATAATGGTTATAAAACGATCCTGCGCATATTTCACAAGATCTTTTATTTGTTCCTGAGTATAGAAACCACCATAAGGTTTGTCATCTGAGCTTCCGAAGTTTCTCCCGATCATTGTATATTTACGGGTGCTTCCAATAGTAGTCAGCTTAGGATATTTTTTTATTTCAATTCTCCAACCCTGATCATCTGTAAGATGAAAGTGCATGTAGTTCAGTTTATGAGCTGCCAATACATCAATATATTTCTTTACTTCATCAACACCAAAGAAATGACGTGATACATCAAGATGCATTCCTCTGTAACT harbors:
- a CDS encoding AMP-binding protein, producing MKQQDCFIKYIEQSIIKNWDSNALTDYNGETFQYKDVARKIAKIHLLFEEAGINKGDKVAVCGRNSSFWAVAVLATITYGAVAVPVLHEFKADNIHNIVNHSEARFMFVGDQVWENLNEEFMPNLEGIIILNTFELIVSRSEKLSYAHEHLNALYGKKYPRNFRPHDISYQKNKPEELAVINYTSGTTGFSKGVMLPYRSLSSNVEYCWEKHPIGPGDNLVAILPMGHIFGMIYDFLYGISAGAHVYYLTRMPSPKIIAQSFSEIKPKLISCVPLIVEKIIKKNILPRFDNRVNKILLQLPIVNEKLKASIRQEAMDAFGGNFNEIIIGGAPLNGGIEAFLRMINFPYTIAYGMTECGPIIASSHWSDLKQASCGKAASRMETAVVSDNPESIPGELICKGDNMMIGYYKNEEATKGVIDENGWLHTGDMAVMDKEGNISIKGRCKNLLMNASGQNIYPEEIESILNNMPYVSESIIVMQNDKLVALIYPDFDDAFANGLSNEDIEKVMETNRFSLNQQLPAYSQISKMKLHPEEFEKTAKKSIKRFMYQDIQE
- a CDS encoding UvrD-helicase domain-containing protein; its protein translation is MSVSPELLVYKASAGSGKTFTLAVEYIKLLIQNPRAYQQILAVTFTNKATAEMKERILSQLYGIWTEDKDSAAYLEKVCTELKLPEADVRKAAGVALNYMIHDYSRFRVETIDSFFQSVMRNLARELELSPNLNIELNNPEVLSDAVDSMIEKLKPTSEVLAWLLDYIDERIKDDKRWNVSGEVKNFGRNIFDEGYIEKGNDLREKLKDPNYIKRYKKELQTIQEEAIEQMKGFADQFNGLLEEHGLTPIDLKGGARGIGSYFNKIHSGVMSNDVRNITVEKCLESEDNWATKTSPNKNTILQLAYEELIPLLESSEEFRVKNNIIVNSCRLSLQHVNKVRLLANIDDEVRILNKENNRFLLSDTNALLHRLVQDGDSSFVFEKIGANIHNVMIDEFQDTSRMQWDNFKLLLLEGLSQGSDSLIVGDVKQSIYRWRNGDWGILNGLRDTMENFPIRIEPLNTNYRSEANIIKFNNRLFTSACNYLCDVYWEELNEECYSLKEAYCDVNQESPKKEDKGYVKISFLEGDDKDTPPEEKKDYMQYTMESLAEEVNDLIAQGVKLNDITILVRKNKTIPQIASFFDENLPYRIVSDEAFRLDASLAICMIMDGLRYLSNQENSIAKAQLAAAYQNEVLKQGIELNTLLLSDIESYLPPEFVSRRNELPLMPLYELIEELFRIFQMEKIENQDAYLFSFYDAVVEYLQNNSSDPDSFIAHWEERLCGKTIPSGEIEGIRIMSIHKSKGLEFHTVLLPFCDWKLENETNNQLVWCSPTVEPFNELDLVPVNYSSAMAESIYKEDYQNERLQLWVDNLNLLYVAFTRAEKNLIVWSKKDQKKTVSELLNRALRSVAALESVVWDEEEPYEFGALCPSEVKEVKASTNKLTTSPSSVPVQIESHLHNVEFRQSNRSADFIKGEDVGDDNSKYINMGQLLHTLFSAIETKDDVQPAIERLLFEGVVPDKETEKNIRKTAEKALSHPMVQEWYSGAYQLFNECAIIYKENDSLEVRRPDRVMMNNSEVVVVDFKFGKKNKKYNEQVKGYISLLAKMGYKNIIGYLWYVYDEELEKVG
- a CDS encoding PD-(D/E)XK nuclease family protein, with product METFLSIVAKDLYKRHGADLSRVAVIFPNKRAGLFFNEHLADEANRPIWSPAYLSISELFQQLSAQRSENPLKLGDSIKLVCELYKIFREETKSEETLDEFYFWGELLISDFDDADKNLVDADRMFSNLQDLKNMMDGFDFLSEDQEAAIQQFFQNFSIEKRTALKEKFISLWDVLGSIYHRYKESLVNQNIAYEGMLYRSVIEQLDASQMKYDTYVFVGFNVLNKVETKFFQLLRDADKALFYWDYDTFYTEAKNHEAGEFIRRNLKEFPSALSGVKFDKMDKPKKVRFIASSTENAQARYLPEWIRTNVIGKESDSAVVLCNEALLLPVLHSIPDSVKHVNITMGFPLAQTPVHSFITALLELQTVGFRSETGRYSYAAVQSVLKHPYTRQLSSKADDLEKDLTKKNRFYPLPSELKQDEFLGLLFTPQLGNMNLCNYLTSVLKEVAKIYHAEKNSEDVFNQLYRESLFKSFTVITRFGSLIDSGDLTVQTETFRRLLNKVLTASNIPFHGEPAIGMQVMGVLETRNLDFENLVMMSLNEGQLPKGSGDSSFIPYNLRKAFGMTTIEHKNAVYAYYFYRLMQRAENITLMYNTSSDGLNRGEWSRFMLQFLIEWPHEISREYVEAGQSPQVPVEITIEKSQEVMKRLQNFYDIRSNKKAQFSPSALNTYMDCRLKFYYTYVAALRPKPEVSPEIDSAMFGTIFHRSAELIYGDFKAHGGVVNKDQIEQLLHNDVKLQGYVDRAFKEEFFQVPLDEKPEYNGVQLVNSKVIVSYLRQLLRNDKEYAPFTLVDMEKKVSEDIAIPTAKGDILSRIGGTIDRMDSKDGTLRIVDYKTGGTPKAAADIAALFTPAENRPSYIFQTFLYAAIMTRQQELKVAPSLLYIHQAASTDYKPYIEIGQRNKKTFVEDFTPYEEEFRESMTQLLGEIFNPEEPFSQTEFVSKCEYCDFKAMCKR
- a CDS encoding family 20 glycosylhydrolase produces the protein MKKLFSILLFCSCLSHGSTMKAGNYDLIPIPNSMEKESGSFALNSKCEFIVQKGLDGKYAKVAEDFARELNLTSGVNIKVSSKAAKKASQNTITFVQSKGVPAEGYKLNVKKDRVLIEASAPAGFYHAIQTVKQLLPAAVYGKVLVKDQKWEIPCVEINDTPRFSYRGMHLDVSRHFFGVDEVKKYIDVLAAHKLNYMHFHLTDDQGWRIEIKKYPKLTTIGSTRKYTMIGRNFGSSDDKPYGGFYTQEQIKDLVKYAQDRFITIIPEIDLPGHMVAALAAYPEYGCTGGPYEVWGTWGVNDDILCAGKESTFAFLEDVLTEVMQLFPSQYIHIGGDESPRVRWEKCPLCQARIKELGLKVDDKHSAEAKLQSYVTSRIETFLNEKGRKIIGWDEILEGGLAPNATVMSWRGISGGIEAAKMKHDVIMTPGHPLYFDHYQSLDPKEPVAIGGYSSVEDVYSFEPVPSELTKEEAKHILGPQANLWTEYITSNEQLEYMLLPRLAALSEVQWTNPEKKNYADFQNRIGHIADIYDAMGINYAKHVFEVNGSYAVNPEKGCIEATLSAIGNAPVYYTTDGTEPTVNSTKYTAPIEIPYSCTLKAMADRGNMKLRNLEKSFTFSKTTAKKAVFNSKPAKASASASSLVDGIRGGISSMSDMWIGFQAEPMDVTIDLSESTKLSSVRVGNLVSKGEWIFPPKDIIVYLSADGNDFKEVARLNLPEAKKEDKNGINEYTLGFPATQARFIKVVAHNTTSMPAWHDGKGKAAVMYIDEISAE